From one Gracilinanus agilis isolate LMUSP501 chromosome 5, AgileGrace, whole genome shotgun sequence genomic stretch:
- the SSTR3 gene encoding somatostatin receptor type 3, translating to MDITSFPSPMSASSEPENASLAWPEDPFMGNLSTSPAGTGLDVSGVLIPLVYLAVCVVGLLGNSLVIYVVLRHTVSPSVTNVYILNLALADELFMLGLPFLAAQNALSYWPFGSLMCRLVMAVDSINQFTSIFCLTVMSVDRYLAVVHPTRSSRWRTAPVARAVSAAVWVASAVVVLPVVVFSGVPHGMNTCHIQWPEPAAAWQTGFIVYTAALGFFGPLLVICLCYLLIVVKVRSASRRVQVTSSKRRRSERRVTRMVVAVVALFVLCWLPFYVLNIVNVVCPLPEEPSLFGVYFLVVVLPYANSCANPIIYGFLSYRFKQGFRRVLLRPSRKVRNQEPPTGPPEKTEEEEEEDEDDERVARKEMNGRISQISQPGSGGRELPPCRPCGSEHKPLPEEFTGGEKSSTLQTSYL from the coding sequence ATGGACATCACCAGCTTTCCTTCTCCAATGTCTGCATCCTCAGAACCAGAGAATGCCTCTCTCGCCTGGCCAGAAGACCCTTTCATGGGGAACCTGTCTACATCACCAGCTGGCACAGGACTAGATGTGAGTGGTGTGCTGATCCCTCTGGTATACCTGGCAGTGTGTGTGGTGGGTCTTTTGGGCAATTCACTGGTGATTTATGTGGTCCTTCGACACACTGTAAGTCCATCAGTGACCAATGTCTATATTCTCAACCTGGCCCTGGCTGATGAACTCTTCATGCTGGGTCTACCCTTCCTGGCTGCCCAGAATGCCCTCTCCTACTGGCCCTTTGGCTCCCTGATGTGCCGCCTGGTCATGGCTGTTGACAGCATCAACCAATTTACTAGTATCTTCTGTTTGACTGTCATGAGTGTGGACCGGTACCTGGCTGTGGTGCATCCAACCAGATCATCCCGCTGGCGCACTGCCCCAGTGGCCCGGGCAGTGAGTGCTGCTGTATGGGTAGCTTCGGCAGTCGTGGTGCTGCCCGTGGTGGTTTTCTCAGGAGTCCCACATGGCATGAACACCTGCCACATCCAGTGGCCTGAGCCTGCTGCAGCCTGGCAGACAGGATTCATTGTCTACACAGCAGCTCTGGGATTCTTTGGACCACTGCTAGTGATCTGCCTCTGCTACCTGCTCATTGTGGTCAAGGTGCGCTCTGCCAGTCGGCGGGTCCAGGTGACATCATCCAAGCGGCGGCGGTCTGAGAGGCGGGTCACTCGCATGGTGGTGGCTGTGGTGGCCCTTTTTGTGCTATGCTGGCTGCCCTTCTACGTGCTGAACATAGTCAATGTGGTCTGTCCCCTACCTGAAGAACCTTCCCTCTTTGGCGTCTACTTTCTGGTGGTCGTGCTCCCTTATGCCAACAGTTGTGCCAACCCCATCATCTATGGCTTCCTCTCCTACCGCTTCAAGCAGGGCTTCCGAAGAGTCTTGTTACGGCCCTCAAGGAAGGTCCGAAATCAGGAACCACCCACTGGGCCCCctgagaaaacagaggaggaagaggaagaagatgaggatGATGAAAGAGTAGCTAGAAAGGAGATGAATGGGCGTATCAGTCAGATCAGCCAACCAGGCAGTGGGGGACGGGAGCTACCACCCTGTAGACCCTGTGGCAGCGAACACAAGCCTCTCCCAGAAGAGTTTACTGGAGGGGAGAAATCCAGCACTTTGCAGACGAGCTATTTGTAA